The segment GCGCATGCTCTCTACAAACTGCTGGTTTTTTTGCTGCAATGCCTGCTGAACCCGCTCGGAAATCAGCTGCAATTGAAGCTGTTTTTCCTGTGCATCGGCATTCATCTGACGAATTTCCGACTCGCTCATGATTGCTTCGTCCTGCTGAAACTTCTGCTGCAAGGCGACCAGTTCCTCCTGCAGGGTCTGGGCGCGACGCTCATCGCCGGAAAACTCTGACTGCAACTCTTCCTGAACAACCCGCGCAGCTTCCGAATTAAACAACGCCTGTTCAAGGTTTATGATGCCGATCTTGGTGTCCTGGGCCATGACAAAGCCCGGAACTAAGGTCAAACTCACCAGCAACATCAAGGATTTAACTGTTTTCACGTACCGTCTCCAAAAAAATCTAAGCCCTGCCGGGCAATTGGCTGAATC is part of the Gammaproteobacteria bacterium genome and harbors:
- a CDS encoding OmpH family outer membrane protein, which encodes MKTVKSLMLLVSLTLVPGFVMAQDTKIGIINLEQALFNSEAARVVQEELQSEFSGDERRAQTLQEELVALQQKFQQDEAIMSESEIRQMNADAQEKQLQLQLISERVQQALQQKNQQFVESMRGTLTEAITDVVAEGGYDLILNATGVAYADPVLDITPKVTAKINELNQN